In the Granulosicoccus antarcticus IMCC3135 genome, ACAGGAACTCCTTCAAGGAATTCTGTAGCTCCTCGTCAAGTGCTTCGTCGGCGTCGATGGCAAGGACCCAGTCGTACTGTGCCTGCTCCAGCGCCCGCTGTTTTTGCAGGCCATAGCCGGGCCAGTCGGTTTGCCATATCTTGTCGGTGTACCGGCGCACAATATCCAGGGTGGCATCGGTGCTGCCACTGTCAAATACGATGATCTCGTTGGCAAGATCCTTGACAGATTCCAGGCAACGTTCGATTCGGTCGGCTTCATTCTTCGTAATAATGGTTACCGACAGGCTGTATTGATGGTTCACGTGCGGCTCTCTTGGCCTGGCTGGAGCATGTGGATTGTCCGGATACACGATAATCCCATGTGTTTTGCTCGCTTTGCGTCTAAAAGGTTGATCATCATGCCTTCTCCCGGCCAGGAGGACGCAATCGCCAGTAGGATAATTCTTTGCGCATCTTGAACTTTCTGATCAGGTTCAGTGGTTTGGAGCTGAGTGTTGGGGAGTTTTGTGCACTGTATTGATCGATTGCCTGTAACACACGTTCGGATGAAAGCCCGTCGGTATAGGGGTGCAATTGAGCATTGTAGTTCCTGATTGCTTCGATCAGGCTGGCAGGTCGCGTCAGAGCCTTTTGGATGGCGTCCATCAATTCTTCAGGGTTCTGAATGTCGATCAGCCAAGGTCCGGGGGTACGATTGCGTAACGTCACGACGGGTCGCTCAAGCTGCAGAAATTCCTGCAATATCGATGATGTATCGCAAACCATGACATCTGCCTTCGCCAGCCAGGGCAGCACATTGCTGGTCTCTATGAACTGATAATTGTCTGCCTGTATGGCCTTGTATTCAGCCACGGTAGAGGCAGACATTTTTGGATGAAACTGAACCATCCAATCCATGTCATTACGTGCAACGAGCTGCTTGATGACGGGGAGCAGTGGTAAAGCGCAACTCAAATTCTTTGTGAAGGTCGATGTCAGTATGATCGTTGGACGATGCCGCGGCTTGTGATCGACCGCTTGCTTGAACAGGGAGTCCATTTTAGGCCAGCCGGTCTCGGTTACCCTGAAATGCGGGTGTTCATGGCTCAACTGTTGAAAAACCTGCGTGGTACTGGGCCCGTGTGTGCAGTACAGGTCGAAAAATCCGCGGATAGCAAAATGTGAATCTACCCCACCATTGGATCGCTTGCGGGCATTGAAACCATGAAATACCTGTGTTTTGATGCCGGGAAGGAAGTGCGGCAGCGTATTCTGGGGCGTGATGACGGCCATGGGGTTGAAATCGAAGGCCTCACTCAGATTCGTGCACAACTGATCTGTGTCCTGCAGATAGTTCTCAGGATGCGCATTGCCATGGACAAACCAGGCTGCCAGGTCGCCACGTTGTCTGATTGCATCCTGAATCGGACGCAAGATCGGGAAGCTGTAGTCCTGATTGGCGTAAAGCAGATAGCGGCGAGGACTGTTTAGAGGGCTCATGCGGTCGGAAGTCTAGCCTGTCTGCCGAGTTGTCGAAAGTACTATTTAGTTGTTAGTCGAGTACCAGTTCGACGCTGAGTCCCATGAAATTGACACCACCGCCCTTACTGGCGAACAGGCCGAATACCGTCGATCGGTGGAAAACGCTGTAGCCTAAATAGACATCCTTGATGCCCGGCGAGAAGCGCTGTCCGCCATGCCCGAGCAAATGATTGAGTGATGTCTGCATGGTCCACTCCAGATAATTGGTCAGTTTGGCTGAGGTATCTGGCGCAAAATCCTCGACTTCAACAATAGGGATGCGGCTGACATAGCTCAGGCCTTCACCCAGTCCAATACGTAGTGGAAATTGGGATTTTCCCAGTTTGAAGTGCTTGTAGGCCTTGATGTAAAAGGCGGTGCCAATGGCATCAGGCTGAAATCCTCGTTCGCCGAAGTACTGGATGCTGGCATAGCTTACAACCTCGGCAGGCCAGCCAAACAGATCGTCGCGCAGGAAGCGGCCGACACTCAGGCTGGACAGGTTCGTCTTCTGGTCCGGTTGTTCGTAGTAGAACAGTATGGCTGGCCCGAAATCGCTTTCCGAGGCCGCTGCAAATTGAGCCTGAAGGTACAACGGCTTCTTCGAGGGCGCTGTATCGCCATCATCGATCAGCGTTTGAGGGGCAGGCTCGGCTGAAAGAGTCAGGGCAGGGAGGGAGGGCTGGTCTGCCCGGGCGGTCGGGCCCAGGAGTGCTGTACTCAGAAGCAGGAGGCAGCTGAGAATGCCTTGGCGCTTTCTGGCCAGCAGGTTATGGCTATGAGACAAGAGTGTGGATCCGAGTGTCGGGACAGAACAAGGTCAAATGATACGTTCAGTTCGGCACAAGGATAACCAATATCAGGCATTTGTTCTGTGCTGCCGGGTTGAGCCGGGCGACAACGCGATGCAGCAACTGCTCGGAGCTCAAAAAATGCATGAGCTTACCCCTTTGCAGTAATGCAAAGGAGAGGCGATCCCCGCCATCAGCTTGCCGCTGTGATGGCGAGGGCAGTATCTGTTTGGCTCAGAAAAGGTAGGCGGCGCCGACAGCAACACCGTCACCCAGGTCATCTTCACGGTCAAAGTAGGCAGCTTCGACAAATGTGTAGAGAGAGGGTGTCAGGTCATAGGTTGTGCCCAGCACGACCTCATTGAATGTCTCGTCGTCGTTGTTCGACACACCTGCTGCACTACTGAACTGGGTATTATCAACATCAACAAACTGGTAGGTTCCGTAGACATCTCCCGGACCATAGTGGTAGCGAGCTGACAAGGCATATCTGGCTTCATCGGCTACAAAATTTGTATCCCCAGAGTTGTATTGTTCTATTTTGAAAGCAAGGCGAAGATCGTCAGTGGGTTTGTACTGCATCGTCAGGCCGAACTGGTCACCGGCATCGAAGCTGCCTGCCACATTGCCATTGACGTCCAGAAACTGCCGTCCGGTTACATCACCGTCGTAGTTGTCCAGAGAATCGTAGACGAAGGCAATCTTGACTGCTCCGAGGGTGTATTCAGCGCCGCCAAAGAAGGCAGCTTTATCCGAATTGCCAATATTCTCGTCTTCATCGTTACCCTTCAACTGAAATCCTGCAGCCAGACGCAAGCCCTTGTAATCCGGTGAGAGGTATTGGAACTTATCGCCTTCACGATCAGTGCTGGTGGTGCCTTGAGTATTGAAACCATTCGTGCCCTGAATAGCGCTGTTGGAGTCGGATACATCGAAGAATTCATAGTTGCTGGCCGGATCCTGAATCCAGTCGTCGATCAGAGCATCCCAGGAGCCGACTCGTCCGTCGCCGTAACGTCCCTTGATTCCGAAGTAGGCCTGGTCTCCGGTGTCAATACCGTTCCCCGTCTTGATCTCGTCTGCATCAGATTCGAACTCGTACTTGAAGTAGGCGGTCAGGCTGTCGTTAAGAGAGTGCTCACCGGAGAAACCGATGGTGGAGCCGTTGTCTCCGAATTGACCGCGGGAGTCGGAACCGTTGTCGCCGTCTGCTGCCTGTACATTCCAGTAGGCGAACTGCAGGTTGCCGTACACGTTGAGTATCGTGCCGTCCTTGTTGAGCAGTTCAGCGGAATATGCGTTTGCCGACAAGCTCAGCGCCGCGGCGACGGTAGTTGCAATTATTGACTTTTTCATGACCCTGTCTCTTTTCTGTAATCTGACTGGTATGGAAAGTAGCCGGATGAGAGCCACTCATATTGTCTTTGCGTGTTTGACAAGTGTAAGTTTCGCGTCTATTCATTTCGCTGTGATTGCTGAATTCTTACGTTTATTTATATTGAATTTGTCTGGTGGTTGTGGGTGTGCCTGTGTAGTTGCAGTGCTGAGTGTGCTTGCCGCGTATAATGAGCTTGCTTCTGCGATGGAACAGGTTGATGCAGGTTTGCTGGCGCGTGGCGCCGACTCGCTGTTGCAATCAGTGCGCGATGGCATCGTTTAAAACGCCTCTCACTGACCTGGCATCCCAGACAAGAAGCTCAGACTCACATTGAAATATTCCTCAACTCATCGCTTCCAGCTGCACCCGTCCTCACATGTGCGAAATGCCAGGGGACAGGTGATCTTGCAGCTAGATGATATATCAGGCAGCTCAGGCAGGCCTGGCTCTGCAAGCTCTAATCCCGATGTCACGGCTGGCAAACTGCCTTCTGCTCAGGTTGATCAACGTCTGGCAGTGCGCTTTATCAGCGATGAGAGTCCGGAGCTTGCTCTGTATGACATCCTGCAAGCCTCATACGCTGATAGTCCGTTTTGTGTCATTCCGGCGAGTGTCGACAAGGCTGCATTTGAAGTTATAGTTGCCTCCGATGCGGCAGCTGGTGATGCGATCGGTGCAGGCCAAGCGCAAAGGACAGCTTACGACTACCCACAGTTTCAATGCCTGAGCTCCGGCACCAGTGGCGGCGCACGCCGGATTCAACGCTCTCAGCGGTCATGGATCAAAAGCTTCGATATCAATGCTTCACTGATGCAGGTAGGTACACAGGATAGCTATGCAATCGTGGGTACATTTTCGCATTCACTGCCGTTGTATGCCGCGCTGGAAGCCTGTCATCTGGGTGCCGACATACAGCTTCTTGGTGACTTGCGTCCCGATCGACAGTTGCAGGCCATAGAGGCGCTGGGCACCACGGTACTTTACCTTACACCTACCCAGGCCCGGCAGTTGTGTGGCGTGAAGCCGAACACACGTTCGCATCAGTTCAGCGTGCGGTATCTGTTGTGCGGAGGTGGAAAGCTTGATGAGAAAACACGCTCGGAGTTGAAGCGGTTATTTGCAGGGGCTGCGATTGTCGAATTCTACGGAGCTTCGGAAACCAGCTTCATTACGATGAGCACTGAGGACACACCGTCAGATTCTGTGGGATGTGCCTATCCGGGCGTATCGATCAGGGTTCTGGATGAGCAGGGTCAGCCTGTTTCGGGGAGCGGGGAAATATGGGTGAAAAGCAATTATCTATTTTCAGGTTACGCCAGCGGCGAGTGGCGGGACACACGACGAGCAGATGGCTACTTGTCCATTGGTGAAATGGGGCGGCTTGACGAGGCGGGGAATTTGTATCTGCGTGGGCGTAAATCACGTCAAGCCAACGTGGCAGACAACACCGTATTTTTGCAGGAGATCGAAGCGGTAATGATGCAGCATGCCGCTGTGCATCAGTGCGTGGTGGTGGCTAAACAGGATTCCCTGCGCGGGGAAATATTGATAGCAGTGGTTGAGGGAAAAATTGATGAGGTACTGCGAGTAGAGTTGCTCAAGCATGGGCGTAAGAGCTTAGGGGCCATTCTTGCACCGAAGCAGATTCTGTTTCTGGAGGTGCTGCCAGGGCTGAATGCCGGTAAGCCTGATATTCGAAAGATTCAAACCTGGGTGGATAATCTGTGAACAGTGTGATCGTTGCTGCAAAGCGAACGGCTGTTGCTCCAAGAGGCGGAGCGCTTTCAGCACTGAGCCTGCATGAATTGGCTGCCCCTGTCGTCAAGGCTTGTCTTGCACAATGTGGCATAGAGCCGTCGCAGGTTGACGAAATCATCGTGGGCAATGCATTGGGTGCTGGTGGTAACCCGGCCCGGCTCGTCGGCCTGGCTGCAGGTTTGCCTGAATCGGTTGCGGGTCTGAGCCTGGATCGCCAATGTTGTAGTGGGCTTGATGCGCTATTGATTGCAGATGCTCTTATTCGCTCTGGAAATGCCCGTATTGTGGTAGTGGGCGGTGTGGAGAGTTATTCGCAACGCCCCCATCGCTTCCGAACAATCCCCGGCTCGAAGGATCTGCAAGTCTACGATCAGCCAGCATTTACGCCGTGGCCGGATCGTGACCCTGATATGGCAGAGGCTGCGCAGGCACTGGCTGTGTCGCTGGGGATCGATGCACAGCAACAGGATGACTGGGCGATGGAAAGTCATCAAAAGGCACGTGTCAGCAATCAGCGATTACGTGAAGAAATCGTAGCGCTCAACGATCTGGTGTCTGATCCCTTCACCCGGGACCTGAGCCTTCGAACCTGTCATCGGGCCAAGCGGATTGCAGGTAGTATTTCTACTGCCAACACCGCGGTGGCAGCAGATGCAGCAGGCTTTTGCATTGTTGTTGCCGATGATCTGGCTAGAACCATGAAGGTGCCTCAGGTTCGAATAGTCGGCGGGCAGACGCTGGGCGCCAATCCGGATTTTCCAGGCTCAGCACCGGTTGCTGCGATGAGGCAGGTGATGAAGGCGCGGCACGTCAGTGCGCAGGAATTGCGGTTTGCTGAAATCATGGAGGCCTACGCTGCGCAGGCCATTGCCTGTATGCGACTTGCAGAGATTGATCCGGCGATTGTCAATGTTGGTGGTGGTGCTCTGGCAAGAGGTCATCCCATTGGTGCATCGGGAGCTATTCTCGCGGTACGTCTGTTTACAGAGTTGACACAAACCAGTGGTTACGGCCTTGCAGCTATTGCCGCGGCCGGAGGTCTGGGAACAGCGCTGTTACTGGAAGCCTGATCTGCTTTGGAATTTATTCTTCAAAGCCCTTGAACCAGGCGTAGTTTTCCAGGGGTTCGCGTGTGGTACGGCACTGATTGACAGGCTGCGTCGGGTCAGGCTTACCAAGGGCAATACCACAAACAACCATTTGCGAAGGGTCCAGATCAAGTGCGTCGTGTACGACATCGGCATGATTGGCCAGAGCGCCTATTCCCGAGGTCGCTAGCCCACGACTTTGGGCTGCCAGAAAAAAAGCCATGAGTGCCATGCCCAGATCCATGAAGCATCCCTTGCCCATGTCTCTTTGAATAGAGACGACGATACCGACCGGTGCGTTGAAGAATTGATAGTTGCGTCGGAACTGTTCGCGCCGGGCCTTGACGTCGCGTTTTGCGATGCCAAGTGCGTCATATAAAGCATAGCCTGCTGCCCGTTGGCGTTCCTTGAGCCTGGCAGGCATGGGGTCGGGGAAATAGCTGTATTCAGATACCATGGGTTGGTGATCCGTCATGGCCTCATCCAGTTTGCCTGTCAGACTCGCCAATGCACTACCGGTCAGGACATGGAATTCACCGGGCTGAAGATTGGCGCCACTGGGAGCTGTGCGAGCGCTGATCAGTAGATCTGCCACCGTGCTTTGGGATATGGGCTCCGGTAGAAATCCGCGCACTGAGCGACGCCTGCTAAGAAGTTCGTCAAAACTTGCTGGAATGGCAGGCGTCGCAGACATCGCTTAGTGAGTCGTTGAGGAGATCTTGTGGATGCTGATATCGGCTCCGTTGAATTCTTCCTCTTCTGACAGGCGAATTCCAACAAGCTTTTTCAACGTTCCGTAAATGACGAATCCACTGATCGTTGCTACGGTTATACCGGCCAGTGTGCCGATGACCTGGCTGAGCAGATTGACACCACCAAGTCCACCCAGGGCCTCAGTGCCAAAGATACCCGCGGCAATGCCGCCCCAGGCTCCGCATAACCCATGTAGAGGCCATACACCCAGAACATCATCGATGCGCAGTCGATTCTGTGCCAATGTAAAGGCGTAGACAAACAGGGCACCTGCAACCGCACCGACAATCAGTGAACCGATCGGGTGCATGACATCTGAACCTGCACAGACAGCAACAAGTCCGGCCAGGGGGCCGTTGTGCAGAAAGCCCGGATCGGCACGACCAGCCAGCAAAGCCGCGATAGCGCCGCCTGCCATAGCCATTAATGAATTGATGGCAACCAGGCCACTAACGCCGGCAACGCTCTGAGCTGACATGACATTGAAGCCGAACCAGCCGACAGTCAGTATCCATGCGCCCAGTGCGAGAAACGGGATGCTGCTGGGGGCAAAGTTAGCACCCGGGCCGCCGCTGCGACTATAGCGTCCTTGTCGTGCGCCCAGCAAAATGACGGCACCCAGTGCCAGCCAGCCACCCATGGCATGCACAACGATTGAACCTGCAAAATCATGAAAAGGTGCGCCTGTCAGTCCTTCCAGCCAGGCCTGAAAACCCAGATTACCGTTCCAGACGATACCTTCGAAGAAGGGGTACACGAAAGCCACAATGAGGACGGATGCGGCAACTTGTGGATAGAAGCGGGCGCGTTCTGCAATACCGCCGGAGATGATGGCTGGAATCGCTGCAGCGAAGGTCAACAAAAAGAAGAACTTGACCAGCTCGTAGCCATTGTTGACGGCTAGCTCAGAGGCCGGTGCAAAGAAATCGATACCGTAGGCAAGCGGATAGCCTATGAAAAAATAGGCGACAGTACAGACTGAAAAATCGGTGAATATCTTGACCAGGGCATTAACCTGGTTCTTTTCTCTGACAGTTCCCACTTCCAGAAAAGCAAATCCGGAGTGCATGAAAAGCACCAGGATTGCTCCCAGCAGCACGAATATGACATCGCTGCCCGCTTGCAATGATTCCATTTTGATCTCGACTTGGCAAAAAGCGCCTAATCATACCAATCGAAAGGTGTAACCGCACAAGCTCAAATGACTACCTTTGCCCCATTTTGGGGCAAGGTCCGGATAAGCGTATGATCCGCACAGGTTTCAATCAATCAGAGAGTCGTGGTATGTGGGCTGCAATTCGTGGATCGTGGTCGTTGTTTGTCGGCATGATCTTTCTCATGGTCAGTAATGGATTGCTGACCACCTTGCTCACTTTGCGCGGTAACTCTCTTGGGTTCAGTGACTCTGCTATCGGTTTGATGCAATCCGGATACCCGGTGGGTTCCCTGTTGGGTTGTCTGATCGCGCCACGACTGATCATGCGCGTTGGACATATTCGTATTTTTGCCGCACTTGCTTCAATCGCCAGTGCTGCTGCCCTCATGCATCTGGTTACTCAGGATGTGTGGAGTTGGGGTGCTATGCGCCTGCTCACCGGATTTTGCTTCTCGGGGCTGTACATTGTTGCTGAAAGCTGGTTGAACGGCACTGCCAGCAATAAAAATCGCGGTAGTTTGCTGTCGGTCTATTTTGTAATCCAGACGGGAGGCATTGCATTGGGGCAGCTACTACTCAATTTCTCAAATCCAGAAGGAGTTGTATTATTTGTTGTCGTCTCCATTCTGGTTTCGTTTTCACTGGTTCCCATGCTTGTATCGGATGATGCAATGCCACCCTATGAGCCGCCGGGAAGAATCACTCTGTCAGAGTTGTTTCGCCTGTCTCCGATGGGGCTGGCGGGTAGCTTTCTGAACGGCATTTCACAAACGATACTCTATGTTGCTTTGGCTCTTTATGGTAGTTCGCTGGGGTTGAGTAAAGGTGCCATTGGTGGCTTGATTGGCTGCATGACGCTGGGCGGTATGTTGTTTCAGTTCCCGCTTGGCAAGCTCTCCGATTTAATGGACAGACGCTTGTTCATTGCGGGTATTCCGGCTCTTTCGATTCCGATCTGTATCATGCTGGCGACATTGGAAAACCCGGCAGACAAGCTGTCTTTGCTCTACTTATTGGTAACCTTGCTCGGTGGTTTGACACTGCCCGTGTATTCCATTTGCATGGCGCATATGAATGACCACCTGGATCGCTCCCAGGTCGTTGCTGCCAGCGGCACACTGGTTTTGATACTGGCGGCAGGTATGACACTGGGGCCGACACTGGGCGGTTTTGCCATTGAGAATTTTGGGCCTGAAGGCATGTTCTATCTGCTGTCGCTCATCGCGCTGATGACAGCAATGACTGCATTGTTCAGGTTGTGGAATCGTCCTGCTATCAATGAGAACCGGGTGAATGCTGTTGCGGTGTCGTCAGCGTTAACGCCGGAAGCAACCGCTCTTTATTCCAAGGCTTCAGACCGGGAAGATTAAGGGTCCGTCACACAATAACTTGCGCAAGTTAGTATATGACGATCCCTTAGGGATTCCGGTTCTGTCATCCAAGGTAGCATCAGTTTGCGTGACGCCATCAATCAGTACAAAGACGATGACGCAAGGTACGGTGCCTCGATTAGCCCAGGCGTGGTTGGTGCCGCGTTGTATAACGCAATCTCCGGCTTTCAAATGCACGTCTTCCTTTTCCTCATCCATCATCATGGTGATTTCACCCGACAAGACAATCGCATAGTCCAGCGAGTTGGTTCGGTGCATCCAGGGATGACGTGCATTCTGTACGACATTATCACCGGCGCCCATTTCGGCGAATGCACTTTTACCGTCCAGTTTGGTCATGACCTCAGGGTCTTCCGGCATGAATTCTACCGTACGAAAAACACTACCATTGACTGGTGGGTGAAGAATGAAGGGTCCCTGATTACAGGTTTCAGTCGTACCATCATATTCGGCCGGTGTGCTGTGAGATAACCAGAAGTTGGTCAGGGTCACACCAGGGCGATTGTCGCGTTGGAGAATATCGGTCGCTACCTCATCAGATTCGATGATTGCCGAACCGTTGCTATCGTGGCCTGTTACCACACGCCTGAATTGTCTAGCCATTGGAGTTGATTTTGTCATGGGAATGAAGGGGGCTGCTTGATTACCGCCTGGTTCTGTTCAGGCGGTTACAGGGTTGTTTTTCTGATGTACGAATACGGCAGCTGCAATCAATACGAGTCCAATCAAGGCACTTGCCCAGCCTTGAAACAAAAGACAGAGACCCGCGACGCCGAACACGAGGCGAGATAGCCAACTTAGTGGACTGAATAGACAGCCCACCACAGCTGCGCCTATAGCGGTAATGCCAATGAAGCTTGTAATGACAGCTACCAGATTGTTGATCAGCCCGGACTGTAATAACAACGCCGGTGCATAGACAAAGGCGAATGGCAGTATGAAGCTGGTTATGGCATAGGCTGCCGCTGTCCAGCCAACCTTGTTGATGTTGGCACCCGCGATGCCGCCGGCCACATAGGCTGCCAATGCAACGGGTGGAGTAATGGTTGATATACAACCGTAATAGAAGACAAAAAAGTGGGCCGTCAGAGCGGGAACGCCAAGCTTGACCAGTGCCGGAGCTACGACAGTGGCCAGTATCAGGTAGGCCGCTGTGGTAGGCAGGCCCATGCCCAGAATGATCGAGGTAATCATGGTGAATACCAGCGCCAGAAACAGATAGCCATTAGAGGCCACATCAATGAGCAAGGCGATTTTCGAGCCCAGGCCTGAAATACCCAATATGCCAGCAATGATGCCGGCGGCAGCGCAAGCGGCTGTAATGGGCAATACGCTGATAGCACCTTCGGCGATACCGCCGCAAAGATTCTCAATCCAGACCTTGTCAATGCCTCTGCGCCGGATAATATCCAGTAACAACAAGGCGGCCATTGCCCACAAGGATGCCTTGAACGGCGAGTAGCCCATCAGCATCAGGCCGATGAGTGTTGCGAATGCGGCGATAAATGGCAGGCCCTGAAAAAGTACCGTAGTCAGAGGCCGGGTGTCGGCCTGACGCTCGGTGGCCGGCATGATGCCTGATTTTACCGCTTGCAAATGCACAATGATGAACGCGGAAGCAAAGAACAGCATGGCCGGCAAGATGGCGGTCGCCATGATCGTGGTATAGGGCACGCCGACAATTTCAGCCATGATGAATGCTGCAGCTCCCATCACTGGCGGCATGAGTTGTCCACCGGTCGAAGCTACGGCTTCTATCGCTCCGGCCTGATGTGGTTCATAGCCTTCGCGTTTCATGATAGGAATAGTGACGGTACCAGTCACGGCCACGTTGCCGGCGGCTGAGCCGGATACCATGCCGATCAGCGTGGAAAACAGTACTGCTGATTTTGCGCTGGCAGCTCGCAATCCATGCGTTGAGCGCACAGACAATTCGAAGAAAAAATCACCGGCTCCAAAGCGTGATAACAAGGCACCAAAAATGGTGAACACGATGATATAGGTGGAGGCGACGCCGACGGGTATGCCATACACGCCTTGCGTATCTGTTGTCAGGAATACAACAATGCGCTCTAGCCCGTAACCACGGCCATGGAGCACACCAGGCAGATAGGGGCTGAGAAAAGGGTAGCTGAAAAATACCAGAGCAATAGCTGCCAGTATCAGGCCTACACCGCGACGCGCTGCCTCGAATACCAGCAAGAGTATGACAAGCCCGGCGTAGTAATCGCCATTTTCTGTCAGGCCACCACTGAAAGCTATCTCTTTCCAGCGTGAAAGCATCCATGCGCCCGATGCCAACGTTGCAAGGATAAGCAATGTAGAGAAGGCGATATCAAGGCGACTGCCTTTATGGCGAGTCGCCAGAGGGACGGTGGCAAATAACAGCGAAAAGACCAACAGCACATGCAGCAGACGCATGGGCATTGTGGACATGCTGAACAGGCCTGAGACAGCTCCCAGATGAAAGGCGCCGAGGCCGAAGGCTGCGAAAAGTACTATCGAATCCTTCGCATTTGAGAGTGTCTTGAG is a window encoding:
- a CDS encoding TRAP transporter permease, with protein sequence MLKTLSNAKDSIVLFAAFGLGAFHLGAVSGLFSMSTMPMRLLHVLLVFSLLFATVPLATRHKGSRLDIAFSTLLILATLASGAWMLSRWKEIAFSGGLTENGDYYAGLVILLLVFEAARRGVGLILAAIALVFFSYPFLSPYLPGVLHGRGYGLERIVVFLTTDTQGVYGIPVGVASTYIIVFTIFGALLSRFGAGDFFFELSVRSTHGLRAASAKSAVLFSTLIGMVSGSAAGNVAVTGTVTIPIMKREGYEPHQAGAIEAVASTGGQLMPPVMGAAAFIMAEIVGVPYTTIMATAILPAMLFFASAFIIVHLQAVKSGIMPATERQADTRPLTTVLFQGLPFIAAFATLIGLMLMGYSPFKASLWAMAALLLLDIIRRRGIDKVWIENLCGGIAEGAISVLPITAACAAAGIIAGILGISGLGSKIALLIDVASNGYLFLALVFTMITSIILGMGLPTTAAYLILATVVAPALVKLGVPALTAHFFVFYYGCISTITPPVALAAYVAGGIAGANINKVGWTAAAYAITSFILPFAFVYAPALLLQSGLINNLVAVITSFIGITAIGAAVVGCLFSPLSWLSRLVFGVAGLCLLFQGWASALIGLVLIAAAVFVHQKNNPVTA